In the Archocentrus centrarchus isolate MPI-CPG fArcCen1 chromosome 11, fArcCen1, whole genome shotgun sequence genome, ACTttgctttccctttttttttactttttgactTCATTAAAGCACATTTCTCTGGCATGACTCCTGCTGATGTCTGGTTCACATTTGGCccttaaacaaaacaacaaacaaatgagaattttaaaaacagttcaATGAGAAAGTGTTAAGTCTAGTTTCCAAAGACACTCACCACTGACTGCTATTCCCTTTTGTTGAATGTTAGCAGGGTTCCATTCATCTTGCAGCATCTTTATGCCTGGAAAATATCAAAAACGGCACAGTGGTATACAAAGAAACAATGCATTTAAAGGcacattggatttttttttttttggggggggtcaaGATAGCATTATtgaatacatataaaaatggAGAGGCACTGAGCACAAAAATGTGCATAGCTTACATTCATGACAGGTGGGAAACTGTACTGGACAAAGGTCACACTCCAGCTGAAGTGAGACATGTGCATCAGAACCTGTTGTGCTGATTGCCAAGGGCACGTACTGAGAAAATGTGATTCGGGTAAAATCAGGAGGAGGATTTTGGTTTTAGAAGGCATAAAAGCGACGATTCCCTGTAAAACTCcagttattgttttctttcacaCTTTTGCATAAGTTACACAGGCTTTCTGAGCCCCAGAATACTGTAAATGCCTCAACCAATCACCAGCTTTCACAGACCTGCTATCAGAGAGGTAAATGTTATACTTACAAGAGCAGAGTTGGAGTAAAAGAAACGAATAGGTTATGACCGAAGAGAATAATCATCCATACTTACACCAGTGGTAACTTTTGCCAGTGAGTAGCGTACAAAGAGTTTCTGGTACATGTACCACCTGAGAACATAAGAGGTTTACAAACTAAAGGACAGACAAGTACAAGTGAAGCTAAGATTGTTTGGGGGAAAAGGATATTAAGAGTTATTTCACATGCAGCAGTAACCCGGCAGGATAATCTgtgcagcacagaaaaaaaggatACCTTCTGCTCTCCCCTGCCCTTTTCTTGCTCCACTTTCTTTGCcagagactgaagaagctgagAGTTGCCTTTAACATCTGCAGTcacttcctccacctcctcaggATGAGTTTCCATCTATAAAAACACATATTCACTAACGTTAAATTACACTTACCTTGTTTTCTGAATGCATAATAATGAAGAATTTGTGTTATTGTATATTCTGATTACTGATCCACAGCAAACAGACCAAGTAGTTGACGAGATGTGAGGAGCTGGTCAGATGATCGATGATGTCCTTCTTGTTGGCTCTGATGCGGCAGCAGTGGCATAACCAACAGTATGAGCTCTCATCTTCACTTCTACACTCGACCACACAGTTGAGACCTGTTAAAAACACGagaagcagcttttttttttttaaaacaataggacaacattttgaaaaatatacaCCTTTTTTGGCAAGTGTTAGAAGATAGCCGTCACATCTGTAACGGTGCAGCTGGAGGCAACGTTCAAGTAGCATGTGTGACCTGTACatgcataaaaacaataatttgcCATTTTATGGGAAAACTGCATGCTGTACTGTTTAGTGGCAAGGTGACAGAGACAGTTCAGGTGATGTCTGCATTCATAACAGTATGTGTAGCAGAACTCAAATAAAAATTATGGAATAAATTCTTAAATTTATGTTGTCTTAGCGAACAGGTCATTTCAATGCGTTACAATTGGTGTGCGACCCACTGTACTCGTGCGCTGTGTTTCTCACAGATTTAGGGTGGACCTTTGGGGGtgggtatgtatgtatgtgtatttggacacatgtacacacacacgcacacacacactttttaaataataccATTTATAAGGCGCTCCTCTGCAAATACCCAAAAAACTGATAGCTGCACAGTAAAAAGTATATGTGCAGAATGTCCCTTAAAATCTTCACCTTTTTGCACATACACTTTTTAGAGTGTGGAGATGGTagtcctcctcctgcagcctcagtgagctcagtgaagcagctcatgAATCTATCTGTTCACCACCAGCAGATCTAAAAAAGCTGAACCAGGACGATAAtcgccagctgcagtccaagacacTGAAGTTGGACTTCATCTGCAAAAtgagaaactcactggagaggcagctgaaagATTTTACAGACCGCCACAACAGCAACCTGACCAACCTGCCAGGAGGGAAACAAAAGACGGGAAATGCCGGGCCTAGCACATTTGCAGCAATTGAACTTTCAGAAAAACAGAGTGACTTGTCCACCAGCAAATCAATCGCTGATACTGTCGTTCTCGCAGCAgcgtggggggaaaaaaaaagctgaaatttgCCAAATATACTTGGCAGATCATTTTTCTAAACTGGGTGGCCCAAGGCAAGTAAGGTCtatatgtggggaaaaaaatgatgaatgCAAAATAAGAAACTGCACTGAGTGCTGAAGTGGGAATAACCTGCAGTCACGCAGGCTGCAGACTTTTGGAAGGTTGGGGCAGCAGCGTGCAATCTCACTGCTAAATGTCCCAAAATCCGACACACCGcccctttattttttgtttgtttaaactctGCCATTCTTTATGTGTGCTTACCAATAAGAGGCATGGTTCCTGTGTAGCCATCAAGAAAGCTGCTGTTGATCTCTGATAACGCCGAGGGTTCAGGAGCATCCAACTGGGATGTAAAGGCGTTTACTAAACAGACTTCTGAGTTGGGAGAGGGATCAACATTTGCATGCATCAGCAGCGGGGTTGTCTTGTTAGTGTCTGCTGAGATCTCGTATGAGTCTATGTCAGCCTTGAGGGATTTCTGAGACCATCCGGACTCATCCTGTGCAAGCACTACAGTCCTCTGGGATTCGGTGGGATAGTGCAAAGCTGTGGTCTCAGAATAGCTCTCAGTTCCACCCTGTATATCTCTTAAGTAACTTATGAGAGTTACTGCTGTAgtgtcagagagagaaagagaaatgcatgaagtgaaaaacaatcatgtgcatacaaaaaaaactgccaaaaacacaaaaagcaagaGGAAATCAGAGAACGGTGAGACTGGGAAAGGAGCTGAAGACAGTCACTGACCGTCATTTTCACTGGATGTTGCCATCCTCTGGTATACATCATCTTCAAGCTCTATCAACTTTGCATGAAGGTGCAAAAACATATGAGCATCCACAACAATTGGAAGTTTATGACTACAAGAAAGCATAGAAACAGAGCAACAGACCTGGATCTCTCCTGGACCTTCTTTTTCCTCAAGCATCTTGGCCATCTCCATCAGCGGCCACGCCAGCTTAGACAGGTCAGAGGTCTCCTGCCATTTGGACACCAAGTGAGGGTGCCAGGTTTTctgtcaaaacaaaaaattaatttgttagTTCATTCCAAGGTAGCACATGATCCGCTGTCCTTATTTCTTTTCCACTACTACTTACAATGTAGTTGAATCTGTGGAGACTTCCCAGTATGTGGTTACGTATGTCAGCCTTACTGtgtcgacacacacacactccacacagaTACAACGCTTCTCCGCTCTGTGCACCAGCCTTCACACATTCTGTAAGGCTGCCCAAGCCTAAATGCACATAAAAGAAGCATATTACTTCAATACACACTGAATGCAGAATAATTTACGCATGCTAAAATGGGAATTTGCTGCTGCACACCAATGATGGGTTGTAGCCTGCTCTTGTTGTTCAGGTACTCCTTCAGAGAATCCAACAGCTGGCTTCTACGTAAAATACCTACAAACAGAGGAATTACAGAAAAAGTGTGACGTATGCAGCAAGTTTGCATGCAGTTTGTAAAAGAtgtgacttgtgtgtgtgtgtgtcctaccTGGCTGCATGCTGCAAATGTAGAAAAACaccacctgaaaacacaagagttGGAGTTTGATTTGAGTTTTAAGGCAAATGCTATTTTGTCCACCTCTGgtatccgtgtgtgtgtgtgtgtgtgtgtgtgtgtgtgtgtgtgtgtgtgtgtgtgtgtgtgtgtgtgtgtgtgtgtgtgtgtgtgtattgatcCTTGggcaggttaaaaaaatgtaactgtcTAAAAATATATGGGCATGATGTTCATGCCCATATGTATTTGGACATTAGCTTCACTTTAAACttaaataaaatgctttaaagtCCTACAAAGACGTAATACATTGCTTGCTGTAGTGAAGCGCTAAATACACTGTAACCACCAGATGGCGCTGCAATGTCATCAGCCAGTTACGGTGTTCCGTCGAGTggcgtttccccatcagatactgttTCCCTGCCGTCTCCTCGCCGCTCCGCGCCGCCCATGCGCCATAAAGCGGTATCTGATGGCGGTCACTGGGtcatcagataccgttccccctatAATAAACGGAACGGTAACTGATAACCGAatgacagccatcagataccgctttttgccgcgtgggcggcgcaTGGGCAGCGCGGAGCGGCGAGTAGACGGTGGGGAaacagtatctgatggggaaacgcgacTCGACGGAACACCTGTACTTTCTGGCCACTTAAAATAACTTTAAGTTAAGTAAGTTATTTTCTACCGCAAtcttggccagatctctctctaagaaaagaagacatttttaatgacagtttttaccctgataaataaacaatatttcTGGTTTCGGAGAATACATAGTGGGGCAGAATCTTATCAGAACCCTCAGGCTCAGAATGTTACCATTGTTGTTGTGAGTCGTCTCAGCGTTGACTAAAGAAAGTAAACTTCAACTAACTTTTGGAGGAATGTGAACAGGAGGCGCCTGGCATTAAACACAGTACCGATAGCTGCGGATATAAACACAGGTTATTCCTCTTCGACACAGGAGCCGTTAAGTTTCTAAGTCTTATTTATTACCGTTAACCTTACACTCGTGTTATGTTGTTACGGCGGCAGTGAAACGCAGCTATATTTGCAGTCGATTCAAACAGTTTGGTGAGTTAGGCGCTTACCTGTGGAGCTGGAGGAGCGTGCTCCTTTAGTGCAGCAGCCTGCCGGTTTCACAGTCGTTTAAAACCGTTAACCGTGGATTTGACGCCGGTTGTAGAGTGGTCTTTGCCACACCCGCCTTTGAAATTATCGCCACAACTAACCAGCTTCAAGCTCGACGTTTTACCTAATCTGTTAATTCATAAAAggcagcaaagagagagaaacactaCGGCCCTGCTTCAGGCTGGCGTGTTAATGTTAGAAAGTTAGTGTTCTCCTGTTTGTTGCTTCGTTGGGGTATCTTGAAATTTGTGACTTGACGGCAAGATAAGACTTAAAACGTGCTCGCCTCCCGAGAGCTGGCCGAGAGGGAGTAGCTGCGCTTCAAGGTCTGAGAAAAGCCAGATGGGCCATAACTCTTCTCTGATTACTGCCAGTCCTCCTATGCTGCGTCAGAAGTTTGCAGAAGTTTACCTGTAACTGtacacctctttgttttctGCTTCAACCTCACTTGCAAAACGTTGCAAAATGTTTAGGTCTGAGCATAAACTGTATGTAAAACATGGACACTGCCACCATAATTGAGCACATTCCAATGTTAAAGTTGGAAAAGCAAGGAAAAACAGGATTGTTTTGCTCCTTAGCAAGGTAGTGCCATTTATGCATCACTAGCAACACAGTGCAAtgcttgtttaattttgtttgtttgtttattatttgtttatttatctatttattgaTGGGGGGCacttaaaaacagctgcagcacattCTTGGATAGTCTGCTCAGTGCTCTGTGTAGGGTTCATGTAGtcataaatacacaacagtgaGTCTGTTTATTTACAGTCCGTATGGCCAAGGGGAAGGAACTGTTGGTGAGTCTGGTAGTGTGTGATTTAATTGACCTGAAACGCTGTCCAGAGGGTAACAGGTCAAACAAGTGATGGGCAGGATGTGAGGGGTCTCCTGTGAGTGCGCTGATTCTTACATTTACGTTTCTGCATAGAGGTTTTCACTGCTTTCAGGTGGAACTGTACAACACAACCCACAATTGTGTAATTGTCAAATTAACTATTGTTTGCtgtttaagaataaaaataactttaagCTACAGTGTGCTTGTAGTTTTGACCCTTTGTCAGTTAGGGTATGTTTTTTTGCCTTTGCCTTTCAGATGCAGCATATGGGGTACCAGGAAAATTTCGAGGAGAGCCCCCGAACACTTCTGTTCATCAGCTTTTATGCAGTTTACATATCATATTGATGGAAAATAGCAGTGCTCATGTTGTTAGTAAACTCTGCCTGTCTGTGATGGGTTTGGTCAGGCTTACagtgagcaaaaacagcaaagcatTATAAAATACTGATTTGTGATGTTTGAAGTTATAGTTacttttatgaataaaaatagtCTACGCTGTTAATTTCAGCTAATACTTTTAACTGTTGCAATTCATTATGATAATTTACTCATTGAAACAGCCCCAAATCCAAATCGTATCTGTTGTGCACCATCTCACAGTAAATTTGATGTCTTGACAGAAAGGTGCAAAGCTGCTTTGGGTAAAGGTTTCCTTTCAAGTGAGTTGCTTAGTTGGAACAtagtttaagttttttttttttatccaatggtttaaacaaaagcaaatggGAGTGTTGTACAAATTGTGTAGCTTAATCAAATACATCATGTGACTACACAGGCCCTCTCTCAAGCTTGGAGTGAGTAAAACCGTAAAagatgcaggctgtgatcatCTGATTTTATGAGcacacacaataaaatgcaTGTAACAACTTGGGATTTTAAATCACAAATGACAAACTGACATACCTAGGACCATCCTAGTGAAGATGCATGATCAAACTATATGTGTCTTTAAAGCTTTATAGTGTTTCCTCGACTTCCACGCAGATGTGGTACAATAACGTATGGTTAAAAATGCAAACTCGTCGCACATCGACCTTTAACACATACAGTCTTTATAGCTTACGAACAGGTGGCTGCAGATGTGTACACGTGTACTATTGTTTTAAGAAATGATCTTTGTCTCAGGAATAcattataaaaatacatttacatcAACCTTGGTGCTTCACAGCAGGATATAACAAAATTcaaacaatgaaacaacaaagacagaagACAGGCTCTGTGACTTCTCACAGCACTGGCATGTAATGTTTATGTCCCTGAAATTCCAATTTCTGGAATGGCATTGGAGACAGGTACAGCTCAAAGGCTGTTTACAGTTCACTAGTCCCTGTGCTCCAGGTTCACACTCCTGCTAACTCCCAGatcagaaaccaaaaaaaaaaaaaaaagcataataataatgcataatGATATGCatatgcataataataataatacataatatATACTACGTCTgtattcctttttttctcctctttcagtgCCGTCTAGACTTCCATCATTTCCATCTTTGCCTCTTCAGCTTTCAGCTCTGCAACGTCTGCTTGCAGCTGTGCAgtttcagctgcatttttttgcagcttcagtttctttcactgtcttctgtatttctttttcccctctctcccaGTGCTCTCTGGACTTCTATCATTTCCATCTTTGCTTTTTCACTTGCGTTCTttgctgcttctgtttccttCTTCGCCTTCTGTAttccttttttctcctcttccagTGCTCTCTAGACttgggtcattttcatttttgcctTTGATGTCTTGTCTTCGTTGCTGTTTCTGTGTTGATCCTGGGGttcgttttgtgtttttaggacttttgagttttggagttaGATTTCATCGGTTTGTTCTTAGGCTGTTTATGGTTTCGTTTTTCACCTTTGTATTTCTTTATCTATCATATTTCTGTGTTCTTGTTATTATCTGGAATTTAGTTTTCCTCACCTGCCTCATCTTCCCTTGT is a window encoding:
- the LOC115788350 gene encoding uncharacterized protein LOC115788350, with protein sequence MQPGILRRSQLLDSLKEYLNNKSRLQPIIGLGSLTECVKAGAQSGEALYLCGVCVCRHSKADIRNHILGSLHRFNYIKTWHPHLVSKWQETSDLSKLAWPLMEMAKMLEEKEGPGEIQLIELEDDVYQRMATSSENDAVTLISYLRDIQGGTESYSETTALHYPTESQRTVVLAQDESGWSQKSLKADIDSYEISADTNKTTPLLMHANVDPSPNSEVCLVNAFTSQLDAPEPSALSEINSSFLDGYTGTMPLIGLNCVVECRSEDESSYCWLCHCCRIRANKKDIIDHLTSSSHLVNYLMETHPEEVEEVTADVKGNSQLLQSLAKKVEQEKGRGEQKVVHVPETLCTLLTGKSYHWCIKMLQDEWNPANIQQKGIAVSGPNVNQTSAGVMPEKCALMKSKSKKKGKAKWKTVFNVSLPLTKGSVLMKRTSFNRDSLPVSPPSDSELTSHPGSEIVDCELKYYNISFEFNNAEMTPFHSDADQYYYQQHFQNPYTPCDYTNLQMGGVGGHHETCRDVAPYINGTRVNMPTRSADACAYCGSIAPYSNFTNVSAQAAPQNCGPQPTAYEASQGHHGWMPYPSLNTGPRMNPDQQFLPPVCSDGSDWSLTHSNAFIQPYEPQCAGSYANFSGDQWGLY